A stretch of DNA from Acanthopagrus latus isolate v.2019 chromosome 7, fAcaLat1.1, whole genome shotgun sequence:
ATATGGAACATAAATCTAGACATAAATCTGCAGGGACAGCAGCAAGACAAGTCTATGTTGCAGGGAAAAAAGGGCAGGTTTTCAGCGGGTTAGCatccaaaagtgttttttggagTTGTTATAAGCACACAAGTCATAATTTACCATttcagcaaataaaacacagaatatacAGCCTTCATTAAACAATATCTGTTCATCAAACAGTCTGTTTGCTCTTGCTGTCTGGTATCTCGGGGTTATTTGACCTTTGTGTCTCTTTGATGTCAATGGCAAGAGAAGAACGAGGTCACACAGTGAGGCGCAGCCACCTGTTCTTTTGGCAGGAGATGGTGATTGGCCACCAGGAGGCAGCGCTGAGGCCAGCTGGGTGGGTGCACGCGGTTTGTGCCCTTATTGTGTCATGAACAAAGTCAGCTGAAGGTTAAGAAAACCTGGGAACACTGCAGGAGCATCAGGCCCAGGAAAGCCCACATACTGAGGCTGACGGGGAGCCTAAATATGAAACCCTCAACTGATGTGAGACTGTAATGTTGAGTATTaaggattaaaaaacaaaaacaaacaaacaaaaaaacacagtgatctTTCACTTACATCATGTTTTATAATAACTATAAAACCTATGCATGGATCATAAGGACTCCATGTGATCTGCACCTGTGTGTGGTGATGCCCTTTCTTTTGTTCAGGGTCACACTCCAAATTGGGCTGACCTGCCTGAAttgaaacactgatgtaaatctgcaaacatgaaagaaaaaaaaagaaaagaaaaaaaacaaaacaaaaaaaaacactggcttcGTGGCTAATGGTAAAGAAGCATgacagtgctgaaaaaaaaaaaagactcaccaGTTTCATCAGTGGGAGAACAGCAGCCTCTGCTGGGCGCCCGCAGTAGCGCACTCCAGACAGCCAGACACAATGCGCTCCCAGTCCCATTCATAATTCCTCACGCGCTGCtgcccctccatcctctctctatctatcgctctctctcccGGCTCATCATCGCCTCTCTGAGTTGTGCCCGGTTCATTTTCAGTTCATTGTGGCAATTCGTAAAcagacttctttctttctttctttctttctttctttctttctttctttctttctttctttctttcttttttactccAATTTGTGTTTAAGCCAGTGGGCCGAGCTCTTTGGTGAGCGATAGTGGCGCTGGGTATGGTTGGGCTCGTGTTTTTTTTACGCACGcgaggaaaaaataaaacagtcttaTTAAAGCCTGTTTCGATGAGGATCTTCGATTTAGCTTCCAAGCCATCTGGGAGGTTACTGTGGAAACAAGGATGCCATGGCAACGGTGACCGGGGTTACCGAGGAAACGACCGTCACCATGGAGACTGCATCACAGCGGGCTATATTTGAGGCATCCAAAGAGAAGCACGCGCCATCTTTgatcgctgtgtgtgtgtgtgtgtgtgtgtgtgtgtgtgtgtgtgtgtgtgtgtgtgtgtgtgtgtgtgtgtgtgcgcgcgcgctgtgttttcctctctcacgTGTGTCCTGCCCcgatgaaaacacacactaactGTCGACGGggccacatgtgtgtgtgtgtgtatggtgcCGTTTACGCGTTAAAAAGCCTATCAGGACAgtattatgttttgtttaaaagacAGTAGCATTTGGACTAGACTTTAACGCACAATTAAGGCATAGCACAGAACGGTCTAATTGAATAATATAAGCAGAACTGTGTTTTTCAGACGTCACAggtgtttaaacacacacacacacacatctaaatgATTCTGAATATTATACACAGGCTATGACTGACTGAATCACGACTCATAACGCATGTTAATACAATGTGAGTGTCCGCCGAGGAGCGTACATGTGCACTCATCTTTCACAGCTAGAAAGCCTCTACCACTACCTGTTGTGGTCACACGTGGGCTGTTGCACCCTGCACAACAGGTCCTCACTCAGAGAGGAATAGTAGGCCTGACACCTCGgggagctctctctctctctctctctctctctctctctctccaagcGCGAATGGAACCAGACAGAATTATGAATTCGGATCgctgaaatggaaaaatccTGATTCTTTGAATGGAGCACAAAGCGGCGTCTCTGAGCAGACAtgggttttgttgtttgtttgttttgcctctcTCTGCATCTGATCCACACGCTGCTTCCACACACGCTGGTGGTGCGCAACGACAGAGCCAGCTGTGTGTTGacactccccccaccccaccccaccccaaaAAAccccacctcacctcacctcgcCTCGCCTCGGCtcgcctccccccccccaccctctgcACCCTCCTGCGCTCGGGGCCGTGACTCACTGGCTACACGTCGGTGAAAAtctttttgtttatgttcacaCAATTCTGCGCGTTGTTTTGcgcggtggtggtggtgttggcgGTGTTGGTGGTGGGGAAGTTGGGCTGCTGCTTGAACGCGCTGTTGATCCCGTGCTCCTCTATCACCATGTACTCGCTCTTGctgagtgaggaagaggagcgagtcttcctcagctcctccgTGTCTGCCAGAGGCTGACAGCTGCCCACGTGCAGGTACTGTGCCTGCTCCtcgccctctgtctctctgtggtaGAAATAGTTGAAATTGGAGACGATGACGGGTACAGGCAGGGCAATGGTCAGCACACCGGCGATGGCGCACAGAGAACCCACAATTTTCCCCCCGATCGTAACGGGGTGCATGTCCCCATACCCCACGGTGGTCATGGTGACAACAGCCCACCAGAATGCGTCCGGGATGCTGTTGAAACCCGATTCTGGGTCGTCTGCCTCAGCAAAGTAAACAGCGCTGGAGAAGAGGATGACACCGATGAACAGGAAGAAGATCAGCAGGCCCAGCTCACGCATGCTGGCCTTCAGAGTCTGTCCTAAAATCTGGAGCCCCTTTGAGTGACGCGAGAGTTTGAAGATGCGAAACACCCGGACAAGCCGAATTACGCGCAGAATGGCTAACGACATGGCCTGCTGTCCGTTTCCCTGCCTCTCTGCCAGCTCTGTGCCCAGGGTGATGAAATAGGGGATGATGGCCACGATGTCAATGATGTTCATGATGTTTTTGGAGAACGTGGCTTTACTCGGGCATGCAAAGAAGCGCACCAGCAGCTCGAAGGAGAACCAGATGATGCACAGCGTCTCCACCACGAAGAACGGGTCTGAGAAGGGGCTGACGAAATACGGGAGCGTGCCGTTAATCACAGGCGCAATGGTGATCGGGTCCCTGTTCTCGTCCCTGAACTCCGGCAGTGTCTCTAAGCAGAAGATGACAATGGAGATGAGGATGACCAGGACAGACACTATCGCTATGCCCCTTGCGGGACCCGAGCTCTCTGGGTATTCAAAAAGCAGCCACACCTGTCTCTGAAATTCATTCTCCGGCAACGGCCGCTCTTCCTCCTTTATGAAGCCCTCATCCTCCCTGAACTTCTCCATAGCCTCCTCGCCCAGCTCATAGAACCGGATCTCCTCAGAGAAAATGTCAATGGGCACGTTGACGGGTCTTCGGATGCGCCCGCCGGACTGGTAGTAGTACAGGATGGCATCAAAGCTGGGTCGGTTCCGATCGAAAAAGTACTCGTTCCTGAGGGGATCGAAGTACCTCATCCTCTTCTTCGGGTCCCCCAGCAGCGTCTCTGGGAACTGGGACAGAGTCTTGAGCTGCGTCTCGAAGCGTAACCCTGAGATGTTGATGACGACCCGCTCGCAGCACTCGTGGTCCGGTTCGTATCGGTCCAGAGAGTGGTGGCCCGGGAGCGCCGCCGACTCCTCGAGCATGTTGTCACACGCCACAACCGTCATCACGTCGGCCTCTGTCTCGGTGTATCCGTGGTTCACCAGATTGTCGCCCCGGGTTTTGGTCGCGCTCGGCGGGGGTGATTGCAGGAGGCTGAGGTGGTCGTCCATGCGCGGTTGAAGACGCATACAGGGGCGGCCGCCTCGCCCCCTCTGCGAACCCCGGTCAACCACAGCCGCCGCCACAGCCTCGTCTCCTCcaccgtctctctccctctctctcttcttttgccTCACTTTCACTCTCTACTGTTGCTGTTCCCGCCCACAGGGAGAGATCTGGGTTTATAAACAAGCCTACCACCCGCCCACGGCGCGCCAGCGCTGGGTACCTTTCCCTGTCCTCCGCCAATCGCAGGACGCACCGATGTACACAAGAAGCAACAGACGGGCATCATTCAACACCATCGTTTGGGCGTGCCCGCCtccctctgcccctctctcCGTCCTGTAGACACGcgctcaagcacacacacacacacacacacacacacacacacacgcttgcagGACGAGTCCAATCCGTCTTCTTTTTAAACAAGGTCACTTGCCCACAGAtaggacattttcaaatagGCTACTCATAAATATATCAGagcctcattttctttttttcttttcttttttttttccgggacAGCCTTAAGAGTTGCGCCATTACGCACAGCCTTTTGTCTGATCCAAGAACAGATTTGGGTGTGCCATCGCGGTCAGATTAAAAGAACTTGGAAACAGAATTTAAACGTAACGTCGGTTTCTTCGTTACGCGCAAAAATGAGGGTTTTAATGACTGGCATCGCATCGGAGATCAGAGGTACAGTTGATGCTTGAGTCACAGAGGGGTGATGCTACGTGTTTAAGTGAGCAAAGAGGAGCAAGTGGGGAGGGCGGGGCCGGCAGAGAGGTCAAACAGGTcgatgtgtgagagagagacgtgtctttttcaagcaaaaagCAATATCAGGAAGAATATCAAATATGTAGTATGAGCACCACATCCGGAAGAAAACCCTGATGGTCGTGACATGGAGGGACACTTCCTCCATGTAATATTCAAGGGCCAATCTTGTGAATGTCAAAAGGGTGAGGACGGTACACAACATCGCTGGTCCTGTGACAGATTGGATATATTCACACAGGCAGAGTGAAAGAGAGTAATCCTGACCATCACCACCTAAACCTGacctgtttctcctctcatgGACTGTCAGCAATGTCCGGCCAACTTTACAACTTTGCGCTGAGTGTCTTAAAGCCTTAAAGAGACCAACTCTGGGTGTATGGACACTTGACCCCACGTTTCATCACTATTGTACAAGATAAGGCAAGAAAATTGAGTGCAACAGTGATACATTGCAGGCAGATATCAATCGATAGAAGATTTCTTAGCCATCAGTTGTTTCTCTGGGGACTTCCTCGAACAATCATTTTACTGTCTAGTGATACAAATTGCAGGGATATTTCTGAAGCGACACCCCTGGGTGCTGCTGTCCGAGGTCCTGAAATGAAAAACCAACAGAAAGTTACCAGAGAccaaaagttgatttttttttctgacgttttttttttttacaaaaatatttcCGTGGCAGAGCTCTCTTGCAGGCAGAAACAATCACTGATTAAGTCAACCCGTGTGGGAGGAGACAAAGCAGTGCAGTGAGCAGCACTAAAGCTCggtgaaaaacacaagaggtTGGAGAAATCTGGCAGCGCAACCGCTGCCGTCTTTCAAATGCCGAGTTACTCATGAGTTAATCAGAAAATTCattgttttctacttttttaaattttattggTTCCTCTTGTCAATCTTTTCTTTATGTCTAGGTGCCCTAGTGACATCAGAGTTACCATGGGAACCAAGAACAGCAATGACGCTGTTCCAAGTCCTGCTGGGGACGTTTGCTGCACGTCCTTAATTGAGCCTGGTCGAAATTGTCAAACAGGTTACCATACTGTATTTGAAACCTGTATGGTCAGTATTTGgagtgtgtgtacacatatatacagtgcatcagagaaaatgaggaCAGTCTCCCAAGGTGAGGACATCAATCTGACACGAAGGTCTTCAGAAGTACTGCCAATGCCAGACACTTGTGTTTactcccctgtgtgtgtgtgtgtgtctgtggggaggtgtaggtgggtgggtggtggtggatTTGTGAGCTTATAATAAAATGAGAGAGCGCAGGCATGAAGGTTGGCCGATTCCTCACCgcaaagaaaacatcaaatagTTGGCAAATGGCATAAACCGtttcagcagctctctgctcgCTCCTCAGACGTTCACACTCTGTAGTGTTTACCGTCACGCTCtttgcatgcaaacacactctcagacaacaaaccaacaagtGGTGGAATCACAACGCCAAACGGAGGGAAAGAGACGTTGGACTAATTGTGATGGATAACTCTGCCTGCTGCTCATGAGCATCCGCTTCCTCCTGATCAAATTAAAAGAGAGTCGGATGACTGGACTAATCTGAGAAGTTGCCCATCAATGTGGGAAATGTGAGGGAACTCCCAACCCGCCTTCTTTGCATGCGGAGGCTGTTGGAGACGTTGCATCTCATCTATCCCCTGAAGGCTTTACCCAACTTGAATTGTAAGTGCagagtgacaaaacaaaaccacaaccCAGAAGTGTGAAGTTTTACTTACCcacagtgtctttttttatattgcCACTGGGGGGCACCAAGATTGGTTTTGACCCTAAACAACAatgaaagatgaagaaaaaaaaaaccttaaggAAATTATTTACCTTGTAAAgccccagagagagagagagagagaaagagagagagagagagagagagagagagagagagagagaaagaagtcaTGTTAGATTTTTGTTATCATAATTTAGACCTTTTCATCAGGATGTCAAACAAGCAAGTACAAATATAAATACCTGTTTCGTCATTGAGGTCAACAGTATGTGACCTTTTAATCTCAAAATAACAGTTTCAGAATAATTCTGATGGTAACAGTCTTGTAAGAAGgaggtgaatggtgtctctgtctcagccactgtgcccccccatcacttgcttctgcactatgtaacttcagtgagagggtctACTCACAGGGTTACATGcgtgtttacttcaacatacacgTTTAAAACATGTAACCTTGtcatgatgtaatgagttttgtttgtagtcagcacctacgttacgtctgacaaactgttacagacctaTGATTTGTATTCATGACAGTGGCATTGTGCTCAGAAATTGTGGGGGATGCCAAAATCGCACAAactgccaatttctacataacgTTGCTTTTTCTAGAAGTAGTTACACTTTCCATTACCTGTTGCTTTACTTTTCTATTTCATTATATTACATAGGAagtttgtacatttatttcaccatattatattttcactcattttcaaTCAATTTGATGATcattaaatggtaaataaattgtaaattcaactttagttaatagttatttgacagttaacaaacaattaaatgctttttaagaATATATTCAACAACTGTTTATTGTAACTTTGCAACCGGTGTTTATAATACttgcaaatgtaaatgtaaataattaatgaatactatgtagttcatctataaagATCAGACTGCAGCTGGTGTTTACAAACCTGATGTTTACAGTTGCTCAATATATGGTTTATCAAGCAATTCATTGTTAATCAGGAAATAGCTATTAGTTAAAGAttgtttatatataaatgtactgtaatgtaatttattaaTGATATCTTAAGGGGTACCATTAAAACCCATTGTTACTTTTCAAATGAGTTTTTTTAATTCGAGAAATCGTCTCTATTTTTATGTCTAATACTTACATTATATCAAACTCTAATTATAATTGTACTCTAATACTACAGTTTAAATGCAGATATGCTTGTAATTGTGGTATTGCTACTTTTAAGGTCCCATTTTGTAAGTAAGTTGAGTTCTGACTCTAATTCTTGATGCTTTGGGACTGTAGGTTGGGTCAGCCGTTGTCctaaagtgtcagtatttgatgagttgggaattAGATTCATAAATCAACTATTTTCcaactggacctttaaatcaagcacatacattttctgatttttttttctccaccaacCTACCTAATGAATATTTTTCTCTCACTATTACAATGACAATGATTCCAAAAATGTACCGAACCGGAACAGAGGTTTGATGGAAGTGTAATTTCGGAAGCATGGCTGtaataaaaaatgcatgtaaCCAGGCTTACAGAGTCTATACTTgctattttctttaaataatgtAATACCTATATGTGTAATGACAAAGATTACTAAGAGCTGTGACATCGACAGATTCAGTGTGAAGCCTGTTTTCTTAATGAGGCCACATTGAAGCTGTCTTGTATTAAAAGGGCCAGTCAGTCCACAGGGAGAGAGCTCAGGGACAGCCACAGGGCCTTTTAATGTGGTTTCCACTCTCCGTGTTAAATATAGGACCACCCCAACTCCCTTATTAACCTACGAAATTGGGCTACCTTGCACATTGCACTTGAATGCCTCAAAGTGGAATGTGGCTGACTGAAAGGCACTGAAACAGGCCCAGAGAGCATGTGAGGGGGAAGTGGGTCATTTTGCAGGAAGAACAGCTCAGCTGGCTGAGGTCATGGACATCTGGTTGCACTTGAGAAAATAGGCTGGTTCGGATCTTCTGCGAGGGATGCACAGCAGCATCCATCTGCGCAGTTCCTGGAAAAAGGGTAAACTTGATGTCTTTAAGAGAAAAACTAAGGATGAGGAATCACGTCTCTGGCAACCCGTCCCACCAGTCAGCATGAATGTTGTGGTTGTTCGTTAATGTGatcagtttctttaaaaaaaaaaagtgttccatCTCCTCAGGAAATATCAGCATTTGCTTCACTACCACCCACCACTCGACTGCCAGTGCTGCTGTAATGGAACATCTATTTTCATGATTGTTTGTCTTATTTGCTTTGCTTGTATCTAATTAGGCTCTGCACTTCCCATCCGGCCGAGCCCatattgtttagtttttcttttgtccttctgcggagatttttcttttcttcatgaTGGGTTGAATGTTGGTGCCGTGCCAGTTTCCTTGAGTGCAAGTTGTACTTGCTAAACAAAGATGGCTCTAATAGCAAAAAACAAGTCACACCCTATTGGATACAATGGTGCTTTTGACctacatgctaacatcagcatgcttaACATGTTCACGTTGACAGTGCTatcatgctgatgtttaatAGATGTTCACAATCTTATctagcatattagcatgctggCATTTGCTTTTCAGCACTAAGCACATACAGCAGAGTCCAGTAGTTAAGATATTAAAGTTTGGACCAAAGTGATGACAGACTGAAAGACTTACATTGGCATTCTAGTATGgctaaaaagtaagaaaagtaTTTCTTATGTCTTTGCTTTATAGCTGTAAAGACAAAACTAGTCACAGGAAGGCAATGACATGCCCGAGCATGTGAACATATATATCTAAAAGATGGACTTACTCTTTGATGGGAAAACTTCATGTTGGTTGTGATTGGAGGCAATCCATCATTTTGGCTCTGGAAATACGTGTCTGTCGATCACATGTCTGCAAAGCTGTGGAGAAAGTTTAAGTGCTTTTCTGGTTTTATTCCTCGGGAGAGGCCTTAGGGAACAGCAGGAGGACTAATGTCAGAGGCATCTTTTATTCACAAGGGAACAGGAGTCTAATTTATATGGTGAGCGAGTCATCCCATGCAGGATTTACATACATCACTAATCTGCATTTATGGCAAACCTTTTAAACTGTTCTGCACGAAAAGTTAATTTgggaaaactgaaaataatttgcATAGCATCATTTTTATTGCTTCCTGGGCGAGCTAATGCAATGACGCACTATTGTGGGATGCAATGACAGCCATAGTCATGACTCTTTGTTATTACCCCGAGACAACTAATTAAATCCACCAGTAATCTATATGATAAATTAGATCCAGATTCTAATCggcaaactttttttaaatttttttttacaagcacTGTCTTCCTGTTACTCAGCCACTGACATGCCCACATCCATCCCACATCCTCTTCCTATCCACGTGCACATAAACAATAAAAGCACCCAGGGGTGCTGAGGGGTCCCATATGGACaaagcacctgtgtgtgtggactAATTAATCAACAGCTCATATTAGCATAACTATAGATATCAGGACAGGAGTGCAGCTGCACAcgacagaggaggcagacaggaggagaagcagagagggagcgGACAGGGCCATCCGTTTTACAAAGCCAGACTGGCCAGAAGCCACATCAGGTCCTGCTGTAACCCCGGCAACGGAGAGAGGGATGGGGgaaggagagggtgagggagaggcAGCAACGTGGCTGAAGCTCATCTGGCTGTGGCACTGTGTTATTGTTTGAGCTGGACGATCATCTGTACATGCTGGGTGGAGACAAAGAGGTAAACAACCAGTGGGCGTGCAGGTAAAGCTCGCCACATGtggatgcacaaacacagaaaaaaccaCAGGGTCAGTCTTTGCTTGGGTTTGACTGAATTAACTACTTCAAGGCAGCACTTTCTCAGGTTATATTGGATCTAGGAAGCAGTTCCAGCATGACCGGAGTGTCATAAATTGGAAGGTGTAGTGGCAGGCGATATGTATCCATAATAGATGCAGTCCCAACAGAGCAAATCATctgcaggggagagagaggggcttCCCTGCGTCACGCACCAACCGTCACTTCCTTTTGGGTACGGAATGAGGACAGACACAGGAAGACAAAAACCTACACATTTGCAGGAGATAACACTGCAAGGCTGAAGTTGATTGAACTGTATATTGAGGCTCTGGAGACCACGCAGTACTTTGATGAATTATAAAGCCTTGTAATTATCTATTAATTAGACTGTTTGTCTTTATGTTCTGCCCTACTTAGACCCTACTTAGAAAACCAAATCTTTCTCGTGCTGGAGAGCAAGAGTGAGTAAGAGCTACAACCATGAGAACAGCTGCCGGGTAATTGCATTTCACTTCATGTCAGTCCATAAAGCATAAACCACAGTGCGTTTTCTTTCCCATGGTAGCAGGTCTGGTAGCAAAGAGCTGGGGAAGACATGATCGTGGGCGTCCCAGGATTTGAAATGCAGAAATGGGAGAGCatcatcaccccccccccccccccccccccccaccttcaaCCCCTCTCTAGGTTGACATCGCTCACACTATAATTTCTCATAtcattttctccccctctgtgtctgtcacctCCACTCATCCCTTTCCACGCcttataatctttttttctcatctgccTGGCTTTATAACATTTCGGTGCTGTCCTCGGAGGCAAAACACATCATCTCCTTTACACTCTCCGCTGTATGTCGGCATccctttatttcatttcattactttCCTGAGGACAAAGGGTATGCACAAGTGTTCAACTGTGTATTGAATTTTATAATGGAATTTCCCTTTTCGCAAAATGTCACTATTTATAACTGATTCGGGAAAGTAAGTGCAATTAAAAACACGACAGAAGTGCTAATTGGCTGATATGATGctttttaacaaagaaaaaaaatatatatataaagatgtAAACATTCAATAAGGTGCACAAAAATGTAGAAGTAGTTCCTAGGTATCAAGTGAGGAATTAATCAGGAACAACTTGATAGTTAACGAAAATTTAATGTGTAGTTCCTGAATAACTGTAATTTATGACTATATAGTAGATAATGAAGAGTTAAAGACAACACTTATTCATTAATATAATATCTCCCAGTCTGTTCTCTAGATACTCATCATTATTTACTGTATAGTTCCTGATTCACAGTTAATCAGGAATTACTCCTTAACAATTCATTAATCATCAACATCACTCGTTCCTCAGTCACTACTCACACTATTTGTGTACCTTATGGAAAAGAGTTACTCACAAGACTTGCAGATCTTATATTACACAATATCTTGTGAAGTATATTGACATCGCTGAATCAGCTCAGTTacctttattcatttattttagctGGCGACTGTTGCAAGTGCCTGTTTGTGTATTACGATACGTGGAGTATTATTTATAAATGGAACATATTTGCGCCcatctgtgtttacagtttacCTCTGTTTGACATGTTCCTCTCTGCGCTGCTGCCGGACTCCATCTTTCCGCTAGCGCTCTGTTCAGGAAAGCCACCGTGTCCCCAGTTGGTCCAGATGGTTGTTGGTACACGCAGAGAAATGCTGTATGCTCCACTGCATCCACAGAGGCCGACTGTCCTCCACATGACAGGGTGGATTTCTTCTCTCAGTTTCAGCATGAATTCATTTCGGacacaaattattaaaacactgccttttttggggggatgttaattgttgctgttttttcttgcaaaaaGGTACGCAGATGATGACAATAACATTTCACAGAAATTATTAGAACTGTATCACTCATTTACAACTGTATGCTAACTGTATAACTCTATCGAATAATCACctgaaatttaaaatgattgtcATTTTGTTACCTTATAAttagccttttatatctacagagtgAGCTGGTCCTCTTCCCATCTCCACCTCCAAGTTTCCAcaaacactttttacaaggcTTGGTTGATTCAGTTGGTTCACTGCAAATAAGTTGGTTTTCTGCAAATTCACCACTTTATCCTTCACACTGGATCTTTAAATCAGCTAATAATATGCCCCTGCTCTTAAAAACAGATGGGGGTCAAGACAGAAGAGAGCAGCCTATCTTGACTCGTGGGGATACCTTAACATTTGCCCTGTTTTTTTAGTTCATCAACGTGTGGAGCTGAACAAGAATGAAACATCAGAACTGTTTTTCGAAAACATCAGTAAGCCTGCACTCTACTGAGAGAAAGCTTCAGAGATTTATCACtgataaacagataaaaggaTTTAGAGAAGGTCCACGTTCATGTCGAATGACCTCCAGTGGTAATGGtcaataaaaagagaaattgCCAGTAGATGGCTAAAGAGCGCTGCTTTACAAATCCAAGTCTTAGAAACCAGGTGCTCTCTGGACCCAAGGACATATCATGAAACCAAAAACCTGCCTGAGAGAGGTTAGACTTGTGCTTTGCTTTATGATCAATAATTCATAACCAAAACTTACAGAGGTACACTGCAGTGTTTAGTTATTATGACTTATTTTACAAGTCGAGCCCAGCATGCACAAATATTGCAATACCTGT
This window harbors:
- the LOC119023559 gene encoding potassium voltage-gated channel subfamily A member 3, which translates into the protein MRLQPRMDDHLSLLQSPPPSATKTRGDNLVNHGYTETEADVMTVVACDNMLEESAALPGHHSLDRYEPDHECCERVVINISGLRFETQLKTLSQFPETLLGDPKKRMRYFDPLRNEYFFDRNRPSFDAILYYYQSGGRIRRPVNVPIDIFSEEIRFYELGEEAMEKFREDEGFIKEEERPLPENEFQRQVWLLFEYPESSGPARGIAIVSVLVILISIVIFCLETLPEFRDENRDPITIAPVINGTLPYFVSPFSDPFFVVETLCIIWFSFELLVRFFACPSKATFSKNIMNIIDIVAIIPYFITLGTELAERQGNGQQAMSLAILRVIRLVRVFRIFKLSRHSKGLQILGQTLKASMRELGLLIFFLFIGVILFSSAVYFAEADDPESGFNSIPDAFWWAVVTMTTVGYGDMHPVTIGGKIVGSLCAIAGVLTIALPVPVIVSNFNYFYHRETEGEEQAQYLHVGSCQPLADTEELRKTRSSSSLSKSEYMVIEEHGINSAFKQQPNFPTTNTANTTTTAQNNAQNCVNINKKIFTDV